GCAATATGTAAAGGCTTGGCAATTTCAATTGCCAACTGTTGGGCAAGGTTTGGCGCAGATTGACTCATGAATAGCTAATTTGTATCTAATACTTATCGTTGGCCAGAAACAAAGGGAAGCAGAGCTAAATGACGAGCTCGTTTCACTTCTCTAGCTAGCCGACGTTGGGTTTTAGCTGTTAAACCAGTTCTGCTTTTAGGCATGATTTTGCCTCGATCACTCAAATATGGAGCGAGTTCTTCCGGTTGTTTATAAGTCGGCTGAGTGCCGGCTTTAACAAACGGATCATTGGTTTTAACTGGCGGCAGCTTCCGTGGCTTACGTTTTTTTTGCATAATAGTTTTTCTCCTCTTTTAATTAAAGAGTTATATTTTAACTTCTTATTATTTATCTCAAGTTCTAATTACTTAGAATGGGATGTCATCAACATCAATGTCTTCTGATTTCTTCCCACTAACTTCTTCTTTCACTTCCTCCTCAGCTGGGGCGGGAGCAGCTTTGTCTTCAGTTTTAGCTGAAGCTTTGGGAGCAGCTTCGCTGGCCGCATCATCAACCTGGACTTGATCAGTAGCAGCTGCACTATCATCTACTACTGGAGCAGGAGCTGGACTACTAGCTACTGGAGTAGTTCCAGCAGTTTCATCCTCTCCTTCAGCACCACCATCTCGGTGACGGTTGTCCAAAATAATCATGTCATCAATCACAACTTCGGTAGTTTGGCGGTCTTGACCATCTTGGGTCTGCCAATTACGAGTTTGCAATCTACCTTCAACATAAATTTTTC
This window of the Candidatus Beckwithbacteria bacterium genome carries:
- a CDS encoding single-stranded DNA-binding protein, which translates into the protein MSARSLNKVQLIGNLTRDPELRYTPQGTPVCTIGLATNRSWTDSSSQRQEETEYHRLVAWNKLAELCSQLLFKGRKIYVEGRLQTRNWQTQDGQDRQTTEVVIDDMIILDNRHRDGGAEGEDETAGTTPVASSPAPAPVVDDSAAATDQVQVDDAASEAAPKASAKTEDKAAPAPAEEEVKEEVSGKKSEDIDVDDIPF
- the rpsR gene encoding 30S ribosomal protein S18, with protein sequence MQKKRKPRKLPPVKTNDPFVKAGTQPTYKQPEELAPYLSDRGKIMPKSRTGLTAKTQRRLAREVKRARHLALLPFVSGQR